The following nucleotide sequence is from Acyrthosiphon pisum isolate AL4f chromosome A2, pea_aphid_22Mar2018_4r6ur, whole genome shotgun sequence.
tatattttttattatatatgacacacacatataataaagTTGTTTAGGATCTAAGAGAAGAAGAAGGAAGTTATCTTAAGCATATTTTAAAAAGGCGTCGTATTTAACGTCTTCTGCGACCGAATCTGAGGAATACGTGGTCCAGGTCTTGGCGTTTATCATTTTGCATCGCTGTATCGACCAATCCATCAGACATTCTGCtgtctgtgaaaaaaaaatcacctaagtattattgttaataatgtctgtagtaggtatgtatagtacatatatataatatataatacacaaataattttgaactaaAATTACAGTCATTATATTGACTATTCATTTTAGatgtaaatgttaataatgcaaaaaaaattaaatatttaatagtattttcaggcacatttaaataatttaataaaaaactcaagaacctaattaatataaaatattaaaggatATGTAATGGAAATCtctatatttagatatttataattggAAATGCAACAGTTCCtatttatataagaattattaaaaatgaggTAAACGGCTAAAAAAGGTATACTTTTATTCtagcttataaatataattttttcgaaaatgtagttaatatttatgatatcaatATATGGACAcatgatattaatttactataatatattttcgtagCGTGTAATATGTGTTTGTTATTGGTGATACACAGGTACCTGCGacctacctatagaatatattttgtataaatataggttTCTTTATTCCTTATATATagacaatacatttaataggtacttaaaaaccAAATATGTTTAGACGTTTAGTTGatgttatattacataaaattatcaaacatattgttatgtatttaatatttatgtacctacctatatatattgttatcttTTCCATGCTTATAGttgaactatataaatatataatatacatttaatgtgccttaatattatgtctaacatgtgtaaagtttaaacaaaaaaatttaattatggaATCTGATAACTTTCAGATAGTTGGCAATAAGctgctattaaattattttcccaGATAGGTTGATCGTGGatgtaaaatcattaatatgtttatatgtatctatattttatgtatcgtAATTTTTATCAGAATATTTGTATGGATTGGGTTAACTCCTCCTGGTAGAAGGGCAAATAATGGAAAATTACGTTTTATCTTAcagcacaacaataataatatttttgtaagatGCACTAGATTTTTAACGCTTTAGGATTATAAATTAGTAACGCTTAGATAACCTAACCATGCAAcgtgaaatgtttattttagaaaagTGAGAATGTGAGACAGTGAATATAGGTATCGAAGTGTATAATGTGAAGTCGTAAAACAAAATGCTGTTTTTTAAACAGCTGGTGGTGTTTTTGATCTATCCATGTCGAACGCATTTAGTGTTTATGCGATTGATAAGACGCGACTGCTATATTTCTGACAATACTGTTTTCATTTGTTGTTTTTcctttttaatgtacctatattcatattattttactacgttgcgtggtaggtacctactctactatacgtcttatattatttattatatacctatacttaatactgtattcttattatttctatattacataatagcactataatagtacataatcataatatatattatgtatattatacatttattatttgtgcaAGCATTGGGAATGTGCAGTATATATCGTGTACGCTCGGGAAATGTACTCACAAGGCATAGGCATCGGGAACTGTTTGTCTTGGATGAATGTTTCGATGGCGTTCGATAGGGTGCGGATGGTGGACAAAGTCAAACACGCTTCTCGCACCTTGGGCGGCGCGTCCTCCAGCAGCCCTGGCATACACCGCGTGGGGAGGTTGTTTATCCGGCAATCGCAAACGCTGGCCACGACCAGTAGCACCAGCACGCTAGTCAGCATCGTCCTGTACGTAgacattatttttctttctaCAACAATCAATACGATAGAGTTTATAAACATTTCCGCACTGCACCgcgtgttacataatatattatagagacgAGATAGGTACACAATCATTGTTTGTCACGTGTGACTTATCGACAAGGAATACAgtcctttaaaatataaactatatacgtCTGTACGACGCTTTGTACATTTAGTCTGTCGCTGCAGTGTAGacggttaatattatattacaaaaatgtcgTCGAcgcacacgataataatattataagtgggTATAATGAGCATTTTATTTGCCGACATCGGCAAAACgcaaatacctacctagttgaTCTCGCGTCATTCAAATTCCACAAACTAacccgataatataatatttggtcatCGTGGATttcgtattaattatattttgattatatcaCAACCACGAGAGATAGCCATGCGTGGTATACTTATACCGTTGTACACCTACGcactatacacaatatatgtaTCGTCTCTTgggttattcaaatatttaatttttgtacccATGAtacttaataagtataatatgcataatatgcaagTATACACAATTTGAAAGTCATTTAAATCACTGAACTCTGGAGTGATTACTGCaaactgtaattttataaatattttttttaagtcttgatatggttataaattaaatgctgTATAATAAAACTCTTTAAcataattcatttataatactattttaagcaaaacattttgaaatatgataatagcTAATAATAGCTATACCTATGTGGGTtatgatatatgatatttattaaattttattttttattaataacattattttgtcatttgtCATGTTTACATTCACATTTTGATATATCTGTAAATGGTTATTTGTACCaacgaaataattttattttcattctcaatacaacttatatttttggcgaagagtttttttttaaccatattgtattaaatttaataaacgaaTGTTCGGTAAATAATCTTACTTGACTTGTATGTcctcacgataataatatatgtcatacGAAATTAATATCTTTACTTCCTTCACCTAAGttgagtatttaatatttttgacaaatgtcaaaataaataataatttttcaaaaataattaaatcactttatttgttattagttttattgttgtttgattaaatcctaaataaataattaaaacggtGAAATCGCTcttctgtatattatagttggtTTTGAGTgttacaaaattgatttttagataACTGCGTACATTTTACCGTTttgctataatttatttttgtttttctcgattattatttatcaaataaaatagaaaagtaCTAATTTTGATCTAGGAAGGAACCATAGTTAGatccaattttaaatatttaatttaagtgcTAAAATGCTTAAATATAGTTTGCAATAAGATATGTAcgtttttttaaagattaattttacatacttttgtaaagtatagataataaattgctaaataattactttataaaactaCGATcgtataatatgtcttaaatcattaatttcaaGTCTTTGCTAAAATACATAACACCTACGACTCCAATAATGTGAATCACAAAActccatatattatactaaggtCTGATGAGGAGAAAGATAAAATTGGTGACAATATTcccaaataaacatttattttttgtcaccaGAGGATTTAACATTTACGTTTGATTTACCGAGTTCTGACATTGGTAATGTCGGCGGCGTGTATAAATTCAACCTCCACATGGCACATATACGATTTACAGATATGACATACTATACACCCACATAAGCTCTTTATACTGATAATTCCTTAAATCCCGTTACAATTAGATGACCCCGCAGAGTTTTGATTCGaacttgaaaaaattatacagtaattgagaaaaataaagtacatctgtacaaaataaaatgaaccTATTTTGAGGTTATGCAAATGTGTCGGATGTTAATGAGTTATGTCAAATAAATCTATGAGATTTGAGAccaaatgaaaacatttttgtcTTACCGAGAAATTATAATGGTTAATGTGATCCTTTTTAAATGAGCTAGTTTTGAATAAACACGTTATTtacgtatgtacctataatatcttcggatactaacaaaaataataggtaggtataggtacaaaactTTTATTcaccataatatacttattgagTGCAAACggtcaatatttatttgtttaatataagataaattaattctatcttttttgtatttaatgaatataatagtacctaaaataaaattagaacaagatatatagctattatgattattatatagagACATAGAGtacggatttttaattttttctactaGTTCAAGCTATAAACGAGAATCCTTATACAACGTAGAATAAATCTaggtataactttttattttgcttttttatgctttcttgatatttttatagTGCTCTTTAGAGCTTTAGTAggcaaattattaaaaaaaatatatatatttaaaacatattttttgatcGAACAATATTGTTTGATTGTCAAAGAAGATGTTTGAGTGAAAACCATTTATTGTACAATGAAACTTACTTAGAagaaataggtaaattattttggtactattattttatttattttttataaattatctaaaacagtttatattaaatttacagatTAGCCATTGAAAGATAAATTACAGCAACATaaacatgattttaattatgaaaatatttttaaaacccaatcttagttaggtaataataaacatttttttttttttaattaaaaccaattttactGTTCATTTTTAATACGAATTTTAGACTTCTATTgccttattttaaatgatttttctaTAGTttcttagtaggtatttataaattcgTACTTTAGTtataatactcgtattatagattttgattttagatttatgTATTTACGCCTCTGTGGGTCAGATTCAAGAATAATTAAGGAATGATAGTGCCTCTTACAAGGATATATAATGATTGGACtgtatagataatttaatactaatgaaatataataagatattactAACGAAATAATTActaacgaaataattattattaaaataaataatatttactcgtAATGacgtagtttaaaaaaatattaataaatgttacaaatgtatatgataaaaaaaatcaagttattatagtattatattttactcaacAGTTTAGTCTTCATACcgataaaaacaattgttacccgagggtaaaaataaaaataaaatatttaataacttttgagTTTCCTTGAAAACTTTTTAAGGTGTGctttaaacaaataaacttaGGAGCAACTTAAacattcattaataaattacctgTGGGAATAaaaggttattaattattatattgtgtgatgtaattgaaaatcaatttttcatgaatataaaaagtataatcaaatataaaattaacaatcttcactcataaaataatatattcacacatTATGGTGTTTGATGATgtccatttttataatttaatgaattcaaatctaatcgaaatgattttttatgtaaacttatatcagtattaaaaattaaaatacagtttaaaatatagttGAATACTTGAATAATTCATTGATCAATTAGTATGGGttataaaatttcaagttttaaacACAATTCTAGTTTAAATCATAGCAAAAATTCCAAACTATGAATAGCTGAATtactaggtattaataatttaacttaaaagttttttttaagataaccataaaatcatatattaattaggtacgcgaaaaatataatattatttgttggtaggTACAATTGTACAAACAAGGTTagactaggtaggtatataataatatattactagtaAGGCTAAATTTATCTTTTGCAAAATAAAGGAAATAATGCGGTTTTGttcattatatttcaattaaatttagcaaatttatttaataataatttatgtcgaattaaaattttaaaatttagatcaCTATATAacgtgataaccaaaaaatgtattaaaaaaaattactaattaaatgacgtacctaaaaatatcattaacacTTCTTAATTGCAACCTTCaatcaaaaacattttcacTTGATATTCATAAGCagattttattctattaatagtatattttatacatgcgTCTAATTTGTGTAATTGTTATTCTGGATGAGTATAGTTAATACGATAACGTGTAGgtataatgattaaatttattcCGAAAAGGAAAATATACAATACCCttcttaaattgttatttttacagaatattttgaataaataaagttgagtttttagaatatttttccaaatagtattggttaaaaattatagatgtCAGTATGTCACATCTACTGCAAAATACATTctgttgtaaaatgtatatcgtatattatgttttatcaatTCCATCAAGGATTAGTGAAAAATGTTATTAGctatgtgttatatattatccCTATAAGCTTTAAGTGACTGATTGAAAATTTTAGGATACCAGAAACTCAGAACGTAATAATAACTGACgggagtaaataaaatatatgagggTTTAAGATTGTTTTgatatctgcaaaaaaaaaaatagctgaaATTGTatctttgatattatatttattgatgatatttaaattacatatattaatataataaacaataatatattttaattattcttatttttagtaaattagtaaaatcataaattatatacatatattctacTCGTGGAATTTGGACCTTCGCCCTTATAACTTTACGAGTTTTTATAGTCTCTCTCATAGATAGAACCTACGATAATCCCGATAGGCCCTTCCGTGGTTTGTAAtagtatttgattaaatttgcGGTCGGTTTTATTGGTCGGGAATTCATATTATAGGTCTAATATTgctattttcaaaattagactataatatgttgttatagtAACCATGTGTTTTCTGCGAGGTAATATTAAAgtgcattttatttaaaagattataatatatttgacaattattatttttaattctggtgttaaaactaaacaaaacataatttactgTTACaatctaaataacgataacaaTCTTTAAAATAAACTCGAAAGTTTAAAGAACAATACTGTAGGTATCAATGGAATtaacataaaagaaaatatcaCTTTAAATTATCTGTAGTgcccaaaatattttgaccgaAAAGACACGTAcagatttaaaaacatttttaagaagaTACTGAACATACATTTCTCTAAAGTGTTTTACtgaatttaaaacaagacaatattaatttctataaaatatattaacaacctTCCTATTTTACTGAGTGTTTGagattaaatcataaaaaaattaatgataataataaccgatttatatatatatatataaatatatttta
It contains:
- the LOC100163798 gene encoding leucomyosuppressin-like precursor, with protein sequence MSTYRTMLTSVLVLLVVASVCDCRINNLPTRCMPGLLEDAPPKVREACLTLSTIRTLSNAIETFIQDKQFPMPMPYSRMSDGLVDTAMQNDKRQDLDHVFLRFGRRRR